Genomic window (Rhizobium favelukesii):
TCGTGATCCATGTAGGTGATGGCGCGGCGGTTATCAGGCGATCTGGCTGTGACGAATGGGAAGTTCCGTACTGGCCGTACCAAGGCGAGTACGCGTCAACGACCTCCTTTGTAACAGACGATCCCCACCGCGGCTCATGGTGATACCGGTTGAGGGCGTTATCGAGGAATTCGCCGTGTTCTCGGACGGCATTGAGCGGCTGGTTTTGGATCACCTTGGGCATACTGCCCATCACCCGTTCTTCAACCGCATGATGGCGCCACTGAAAGCATCGGATGCTCCGTCCGTCGACAGTGCGCTTTCGCATGCACTCAAGGGCTATCTCGAGAGTCCGAGCGTCTGTGAGCGGACCGATGATGATAAGTCGTTGTTTTTGGGATTGCGGGTTTGACCACTGTCGTTTCATCCGATGGACGTCGTCTCACCCTTGGCTCTACGCTCGGTAAGGGCGGAGAAGGTGCCGTTCATCACATCGTCGAAGCACCAGATCTCGCGGCGAAAATCTACAATCCAGGTAAGGCCAAGGAGCGACGCGACAAGGTAGCCGCCATGGTTTCGGGTCGGCTGAACGATAAATCGACCTATGTCGCCTTTCCGATCGACACCCTAAAGTCACCGTCCGGTGAATTCTTGGGTTTCACGATGAAAAAGGTAGCGGGCTTCAAGAGCGTTCACGATCTCTATGGGCCCGGCAGCCGGAAAACCGAGTTCCCGACGGCGGACTCTCAGTTCCTTCTGCGAGCAGCGATAAACCTCGCCAATGCGGTGGCCAGCATTCATGCCACTGGCTGCGTCATCGGCGACATCAACCATTCTGGCATCCTGGTCTCCAACAAGGCCCTGGTAACGCTGATCGACAGCGACTCCTTCCAATATCGCGTCAGCAGCGACACCTACCGGTGCCTGGTCGGTGTCGCGGAATACACCCCGCCGGAGCTTCAAGGAGCGTCCTTCAGCAAGATCGACCGTACCCCGAACCACGACAATTTCGGTCTAGCAGTATTGCTGTTTCAGTTGCTTTTCCTCGGCCGCCATCCCTTCGCAGGTAAATACCTTGGAAAAGGAGACATGGACATCAAGACCGCCATCAAGGACGGTCGATTTGCCTATAGTTCTCGCAAGGCCGAAACGATGATGGAGGCTCCGCCGTTTGTCCCGGCCCTCGGCGACTACGGCGAGGATACCCTTGAGGTTATTTCGATTAGTCAACCACCGCCTTCCTCAAAGCTCTCATGCTTATCCGGTTTAATCCGGCTCCTCATGACTTCCAACTGAAAGCTGCCTTTTGTGGCGGTCTTCGAATGCTTTGCGAGCTAGGACATCGCTCCGCCGATAGGTGAGAAGCCT
Coding sequences:
- a CDS encoding protein kinase domain-containing protein, with product MTTVVSSDGRRLTLGSTLGKGGEGAVHHIVEAPDLAAKIYNPGKAKERRDKVAAMVSGRLNDKSTYVAFPIDTLKSPSGEFLGFTMKKVAGFKSVHDLYGPGSRKTEFPTADSQFLLRAAINLANAVASIHATGCVIGDINHSGILVSNKALVTLIDSDSFQYRVSSDTYRCLVGVAEYTPPELQGASFSKIDRTPNHDNFGLAVLLFQLLFLGRHPFAGKYLGKGDMDIKTAIKDGRFAYSSRKAETMMEAPPFVPALGDYGEDTLEVISISQPPPSSKLSCLSGLIRLLMTSN